One Amycolatopsis sp. NBC_00355 genomic window carries:
- a CDS encoding cytochrome P450 — protein MVTLTSTVGRAAETLRERVPPLTSLPLPRAVDQRWLRSRWPVQELATPPAGSGLKPVLGDEGPPVVGHMLEMMRFGPAFGLRRHELYGPVSWTGGFGRRIVALSGPEATQIALVNKDKAFSQEGWKFFIEKFFERGLMLMDFGEHHLHRRIMQEAFTRARLTGYVNEMGPALREGVAGWGASERPRLYWSLKQLTLDVATRVFMGMRSGADAHRINRAFVSSVRAGTALVRVPVPGGRWAAGLHGRKVLERYFGETLPAKRAADGDDLFAALCHATTEDGDRFTDTDIVNHMIFLMMAAHDTTTITSSAMAYYLAKHPEWQERAREESLALGDDVLDIDAIDRLETLDLVMKEALRLVAPVPSLTRQTVKDTEVLGHYIPEGTLVGVSPTVNHFAPECWTDPFRFDPERFAEPRREDKSHRMAWMPFGGGAHKCIGLHFGSLEVKLLMHEMLRAYRWSVPESYTARWDYVSLPVPADGLPVRLAPR, from the coding sequence ATGGTCACCTTGACGAGCACTGTGGGCCGGGCCGCCGAAACCTTGCGCGAACGCGTGCCACCGCTGACCTCGCTGCCCCTCCCCCGCGCCGTCGACCAGCGGTGGCTGCGGTCGCGCTGGCCCGTCCAGGAGCTCGCGACGCCGCCCGCCGGCAGCGGCCTCAAGCCCGTGCTCGGCGACGAAGGCCCGCCCGTGGTCGGGCACATGCTCGAGATGATGCGCTTCGGGCCCGCCTTCGGCCTCCGCCGCCACGAGCTCTACGGCCCGGTGTCGTGGACCGGCGGGTTCGGCCGCCGGATCGTCGCGCTGTCCGGGCCGGAGGCGACGCAGATCGCGCTCGTCAACAAGGACAAGGCGTTCTCGCAGGAGGGCTGGAAGTTCTTCATCGAGAAGTTCTTCGAGCGCGGCCTGATGCTGATGGACTTCGGCGAGCACCACCTGCACCGCCGGATCATGCAGGAGGCCTTCACCCGGGCGCGGCTCACCGGCTACGTCAACGAGATGGGCCCGGCTCTGCGCGAAGGCGTCGCGGGCTGGGGAGCGAGCGAGCGGCCGCGGCTGTACTGGTCCCTCAAGCAGCTGACCCTCGACGTCGCGACGCGCGTGTTCATGGGCATGCGCAGCGGCGCCGACGCGCACCGCATCAACCGCGCGTTCGTCAGCTCCGTGCGGGCCGGCACCGCGCTCGTGCGCGTCCCGGTACCCGGCGGCCGCTGGGCGGCCGGACTGCACGGACGGAAGGTCCTGGAGCGCTACTTCGGCGAAACCCTGCCCGCCAAGCGGGCCGCCGACGGCGACGACCTGTTCGCCGCGCTCTGCCACGCCACCACCGAGGACGGCGACCGGTTCACCGACACCGACATCGTCAACCACATGATCTTCCTGATGATGGCCGCGCACGACACGACGACCATCACCAGCAGCGCCATGGCCTACTACCTCGCCAAGCACCCGGAGTGGCAGGAGCGGGCGCGCGAGGAGTCCCTGGCCCTCGGCGACGACGTCCTCGACATCGACGCCATCGACAGGCTCGAGACGCTGGACCTCGTGATGAAGGAGGCGCTGCGGCTGGTCGCGCCGGTGCCGTCGCTGACCCGCCAGACCGTCAAGGACACCGAAGTCCTCGGGCACTACATCCCGGAAGGCACCCTCGTCGGCGTCTCGCCGACGGTCAACCACTTCGCACCGGAGTGCTGGACCGACCCGTTCCGCTTCGACCCCGAGCGCTTCGCCGAGCCGCGGCGCGAGGACAAGTCGCACCGGATGGCGTGGATGCCCTTCGGCGGCGGCGCGCACAAGTGCATCGGGCTCCACTTCGGCAGTCTCGAGGTCAAGTTGCTGATGCACGAAATGCTGCGCGCGTACCGCTGGTCGGTTCCGGAGAGTTACACCGCGCGCTGGGACTACGTGTCCCTGCCGGTGCCAGCGGACGGTCTCCCGGTGCGGTTGGCCCCTCGCTGA
- a CDS encoding SIS domain-containing protein, which yields MVSATDISGSVTKQLADVEQANAEAVSAAADLVLGVIRADALVYTAGAGHSLAAVAETFYRAGGLACVYPLYHPELLPLHGAVHSTTTERRTGLAEEVLAERAPGPADVLVVFSTSGSNPYPVELCIGARERGAAVIAITSRACVAAAPRRSSSTLVEQGTVVLDSLVIPGDASYPPDAPRTAPLSTVVNAFLWNLVLAQVYDRGTAEGLDVPLWRSSNVEGGDEANKSLLAKYSELVPQLR from the coding sequence GTGGTGAGCGCCACGGACATCTCGGGCAGTGTCACCAAGCAACTGGCGGACGTCGAGCAGGCCAACGCCGAGGCGGTGTCGGCGGCGGCCGACCTGGTGCTGGGGGTGATCCGCGCCGACGCACTGGTCTATACCGCCGGCGCCGGGCACTCGCTGGCGGCCGTCGCCGAGACGTTCTACCGGGCCGGCGGGCTGGCGTGCGTGTACCCGCTGTACCACCCGGAGCTGCTCCCGCTGCACGGCGCGGTGCACAGCACGACGACCGAGCGCCGCACCGGCCTCGCCGAGGAGGTCCTCGCCGAGCGCGCGCCGGGCCCGGCCGACGTGCTGGTCGTGTTCTCGACGTCCGGCTCGAACCCGTACCCGGTCGAGCTGTGCATCGGCGCGCGCGAGCGCGGCGCGGCCGTCATCGCCATCACGTCGCGGGCCTGCGTGGCCGCGGCGCCGCGGCGGTCGTCGAGCACGCTGGTCGAGCAGGGCACCGTCGTGCTGGACTCGCTGGTGATCCCGGGCGACGCGAGCTACCCGCCGGACGCGCCGCGCACCGCGCCGCTGTCCACTGTGGTCAACGCGTTCTTGTGGAACCTCGTGCTGGCCCAGGTCTACGACCGCGGCACCGCCGAGGGCCTCGACGTCCCGCTGTGGCGCAGCTCCAACGTCGAAGGCGGCGACGAGGCCAACAAGTCCCTGCTGGCCAAGTACAGCGAGCTCGTCCCCCAGCTCCGCTAG
- a CDS encoding ribonucleotide-diphosphate reductase subunit beta, giving the protein MTNVETTGVTGLGEIEVGAARINVDDKRMINARADVNQLLPMKYRWAWDKYLAGCNNHWMPTEVAMQADIALWKSADGLTEDERQMLKRNLGFFATAESLVANNIVLAVYRQITNPECRQYLLRQAFEEAVHTHTFQYICESLGLVEGELFNMYREVPSISDKDAWALKYTQHLEDPDFETGTPEADTAFLRDLVAFYVIFEGMWFYTGFAQILSLGRRNKMVGIAEQYQYILRDESIHLNFGIDCINQIKIENPHLWTEEFQEEVRGMLKDACELEVAYARDTMPRGMLGLSAQLCEQYMHFITDRRAQQIGLQPIFGETENPFPWMSEAMDLKKEKNFFETRVIEYQSGGALDWD; this is encoded by the coding sequence ATGACCAACGTGGAGACGACAGGCGTCACCGGCCTCGGTGAGATCGAGGTCGGGGCCGCCCGGATCAACGTCGACGACAAGCGCATGATCAACGCGCGCGCCGACGTCAACCAGCTGCTGCCGATGAAGTACCGGTGGGCGTGGGACAAGTACCTGGCCGGCTGCAACAACCACTGGATGCCGACCGAGGTCGCCATGCAGGCCGACATCGCGCTGTGGAAGTCGGCCGACGGCCTCACCGAGGACGAGCGGCAGATGCTCAAGCGCAACCTGGGCTTCTTCGCGACCGCGGAGTCCTTGGTGGCCAACAACATCGTGCTCGCGGTGTACCGCCAGATCACCAACCCCGAGTGCCGCCAGTACCTGCTGCGCCAGGCGTTCGAGGAAGCCGTGCACACGCACACCTTCCAGTACATCTGCGAGAGCCTCGGCCTGGTCGAGGGCGAGCTGTTCAACATGTACCGCGAGGTTCCGTCCATTTCGGACAAGGACGCGTGGGCGCTGAAGTACACGCAGCACCTCGAGGACCCGGACTTCGAGACCGGGACGCCGGAAGCCGACACGGCGTTCCTGCGTGACCTCGTCGCGTTCTACGTGATCTTCGAGGGCATGTGGTTCTACACCGGCTTCGCGCAGATCCTCTCGCTCGGCCGCCGGAACAAGATGGTCGGCATCGCCGAGCAGTACCAGTACATCCTGCGCGACGAGTCGATCCACCTGAACTTCGGCATCGACTGCATCAACCAGATCAAGATCGAGAACCCGCACCTGTGGACCGAAGAGTTCCAGGAAGAGGTGCGCGGGATGCTGAAGGACGCGTGCGAGCTGGAGGTCGCGTACGCGCGTGACACCATGCCGCGCGGCATGCTCGGCCTGTCGGCGCAGCTGTGCGAGCAGTACATGCACTTCATCACCGACCGGCGCGCGCAGCAGATCGGCCTCCAGCCGATCTTCGGCGAGACCGAGAACCCGTTCCCGTGGATGTCCGAGGCGATGGACCTGAAGAAGGAGAAGAACTTCTTCGAGACCCGCGTCATCGAGTACCAGTCGGGCGGCGCCCTCGACTGGGACTGA
- a CDS encoding GNAT family N-acetyltransferase, with amino-acid sequence METPAEVLTREEFALARWRFADGAALVAAVSGSGAHLADWLPWAVGGYTADDAAAYLRLTHGNWETGRAYEYAVRVGAELAGGIGVLTRDGGVELGYWLVHGRTGRGLITRAAASLIADAFRRGAGYVEIKHDELNVRSGAGPGPAGVFARPQGNRGPGPGAGVHRHRLGVAARPTRGRSSRAWRPRPRPTATVT; translated from the coding sequence ATGGAGACCCCGGCCGAGGTATTGACCCGCGAGGAGTTCGCGCTGGCGCGCTGGCGCTTCGCGGACGGCGCGGCGCTGGTTGCCGCCGTCTCGGGGTCCGGTGCGCACCTCGCCGACTGGCTGCCCTGGGCGGTCGGCGGGTACACGGCCGACGACGCGGCGGCGTACCTCCGTCTCACCCACGGCAACTGGGAAACCGGCCGGGCGTACGAGTACGCGGTGCGAGTCGGTGCCGAGCTGGCGGGCGGGATCGGCGTGCTGACCCGCGACGGCGGGGTCGAGCTCGGTTACTGGCTCGTCCACGGCCGGACCGGCCGCGGCCTGATCACCCGCGCGGCCGCGTCGCTCATCGCCGACGCGTTCCGCCGCGGCGCGGGGTACGTGGAGATCAAGCACGACGAGCTGAACGTCCGCAGCGGCGCGGGTCCCGGCCCGGCTGGGGTTTTCGCCCGCCCGCAAGGAAACCGCGGACCCGGACCGGGCGCCGGCGTGCACCGGCACCGCCTTGGTGTGGCGGCTCGACCGACCCGAGGAAGGAGCTCTCGCGCATGGAGACCCCGGCCGAGACCTACCGCGACGGTGACCTGA
- a CDS encoding cyclopropane-fatty-acyl-phospholipid synthase family protein, translating into MTTSSVDRASTQDVPDENRWPGLAAPPHSALRARIAASLFRRAVRPLDVRVTFPDGTVLGNGGPEAPEMRILRPEAFFHRLGVDAKIGFGESYMAGDWVASDLAEVLTPFAARMATLVPPVLQKFRKIAERTQPPSEENSLEGARANIHRHYDLSNDLFGAFLDESMMYSSALFGPADDLTAAQHRKIDSVLDYAGVRAGSEVLEIGTGWGELAIRAAARGATVTSLTISEEQRALATERIVAAGFGDRVEVKLCDYRESSGQFDAVVSVEMIEAVGASYWPAFYSTIGERLRPGGRFGLQAITMDHDRMMASSRAYTWIHKYIFPGGIIPSVRSIEDGLVANTRLKLAGMREFGQDYAHTLRLWRERFLHRWTDIAGFGFDDVFRRMWEFYLAYSEAGFRSGYLKVHQFGYEVTDK; encoded by the coding sequence GTGACCACCTCGAGTGTCGACCGCGCGTCGACTCAGGACGTCCCCGACGAAAACCGGTGGCCGGGGCTGGCCGCCCCGCCGCATTCCGCACTGCGCGCGCGGATCGCCGCGAGCCTGTTCCGCCGCGCGGTCCGCCCGCTCGACGTCCGGGTGACGTTCCCGGACGGGACGGTCCTGGGCAACGGCGGCCCGGAAGCACCCGAGATGCGGATCCTGCGCCCGGAGGCCTTCTTCCACCGCCTCGGCGTCGACGCCAAGATCGGCTTCGGCGAGTCCTACATGGCGGGGGACTGGGTCGCGTCCGACCTGGCCGAGGTGCTGACGCCGTTCGCGGCGCGGATGGCCACGCTCGTGCCGCCGGTGCTGCAGAAGTTCCGGAAGATCGCCGAACGCACCCAGCCGCCGTCCGAGGAGAACAGCCTCGAGGGCGCGCGGGCCAACATCCACCGGCACTACGACCTGTCGAACGACCTGTTCGGCGCGTTCCTCGACGAGTCGATGATGTACTCCTCGGCCCTGTTCGGCCCGGCCGACGACCTCACGGCCGCCCAGCACCGCAAGATCGACAGCGTGCTGGACTACGCCGGCGTCCGCGCGGGCAGCGAAGTCCTCGAGATCGGTACCGGATGGGGTGAACTCGCGATCCGCGCCGCCGCGCGCGGCGCCACCGTCACCTCGCTCACCATTTCGGAGGAACAGCGCGCGCTGGCCACCGAGCGCATCGTCGCGGCCGGCTTCGGCGACCGCGTCGAGGTGAAGCTGTGCGACTACCGCGAGTCGAGCGGGCAGTTCGACGCCGTGGTCAGTGTCGAGATGATCGAGGCCGTGGGCGCGTCCTACTGGCCGGCGTTCTACTCGACCATCGGCGAGCGGCTGCGCCCCGGCGGCCGGTTCGGGCTGCAGGCCATCACGATGGACCACGACCGGATGATGGCGTCGTCGCGCGCCTACACCTGGATCCACAAGTACATCTTCCCCGGCGGCATCATCCCGTCCGTTCGCTCGATCGAGGACGGCCTGGTCGCGAACACCCGGCTCAAGCTGGCCGGGATGCGCGAGTTCGGCCAGGACTACGCGCACACGCTACGGTTGTGGCGCGAACGGTTCCTGCACCGCTGGACCGACATCGCCGGGTTCGGGTTCGACGACGTCTTCCGCCGGATGTGGGAGTTCTACCTGGCCTATTCCGAGGCCGGGTTCCGCTCCGGCTACCTCAAGGTCCACCAGTTCGGCTACGAGGTGACCGACAAGTAA
- a CDS encoding GNAT family N-acetyltransferase, translating into METPAETYRDGDLTLTRWHPGDRDLLTTLVSGSVEHLRPFLIWVAAGYTSDDSSEFLRLTAKRWENGEAYEYAVGVDGEVAGGVGVMTRDGGVEIGYWLAREWTGRGLMTRSVALLTAEAFRLGAGYVEIMHDERNARSGAVPARLGFTKVREEPAEKPLAPSCTGTNHVWRLSAPA; encoded by the coding sequence ATGGAGACCCCGGCCGAGACCTACCGCGACGGTGACCTGACACTGACCCGCTGGCACCCCGGCGACCGCGACCTCCTGACGACACTCGTCAGCGGCTCCGTCGAGCACCTCCGGCCGTTCCTGATCTGGGTGGCGGCCGGGTACACGTCGGACGACTCCTCGGAGTTCCTCCGGCTGACGGCGAAGCGCTGGGAGAACGGCGAAGCGTACGAGTACGCGGTCGGCGTCGACGGCGAAGTGGCGGGCGGCGTCGGCGTGATGACCCGCGACGGCGGCGTCGAGATCGGCTACTGGCTGGCCCGGGAGTGGACCGGCCGCGGCCTGATGACCCGATCCGTCGCGCTGCTGACGGCGGAGGCGTTCCGCCTCGGCGCCGGCTACGTCGAGATCATGCACGACGAGCGGAACGCCCGCAGCGGCGCGGTGCCGGCCCGGCTCGGGTTCACGAAGGTGCGCGAGGAGCCGGCGGAGAAGCCGCTGGCGCCGTCGTGCACCGGCACGAACCACGTGTGGCGGCTGAGCGCGCCGGCCTAG
- a CDS encoding LCP family protein gives MPPPRPPAGRPRDHQRAQMMPLPGRGQSPYDERTRPMGHREQDYVPPQPPPRQPPPARGDDYPPSRPPRRRRRWGLGRILMTLLLVFVVFLAGIWVYLEFSIKRVDALADYEGRPVAAAGTNWLIVGSDSREGLTAADEENLATGDVAAAGGQRTDTIMVAHLPDNSTKPTLLSLPRDSQVKIPGHGTNKINAAFSLGGPKLLAQTVEGATGLHIDHYAEIGFGGFAKIVEAIGGVEMCIDKDMNDTVTGISIKAGCPQTLDGREALGFVRMRHSDATPRSDLDRVANQRKFIGALVSQIASPGTLLNPFDFFPLLSAAPDALTMDSGDHVHNLAGLAIAMRGIASGGVVTTTVPVTSGSAENWDKNKSKQLFDALKNDTEVPDSVIVN, from the coding sequence ATGCCCCCGCCCCGGCCGCCCGCCGGCCGGCCCCGGGACCACCAGCGCGCGCAGATGATGCCGCTGCCCGGGCGGGGCCAGAGCCCGTACGACGAGCGCACCCGCCCGATGGGCCACCGCGAGCAGGACTACGTGCCGCCGCAGCCCCCGCCGCGCCAGCCACCGCCGGCCCGGGGTGACGACTACCCGCCGTCCCGGCCGCCGCGCCGGCGTCGCCGCTGGGGCCTCGGCCGGATCCTGATGACGTTGCTGCTGGTGTTCGTCGTGTTCCTCGCCGGCATCTGGGTCTACCTCGAGTTCTCCATCAAGCGCGTCGACGCCCTCGCCGACTACGAGGGCCGCCCGGTCGCCGCGGCCGGCACCAACTGGCTGATCGTCGGCTCGGACAGCCGCGAAGGCCTCACCGCGGCCGACGAGGAGAACCTCGCCACCGGCGACGTCGCGGCCGCGGGCGGGCAGCGCACCGACACGATCATGGTCGCGCACCTGCCGGACAACTCCACCAAGCCGACGCTGCTGTCGCTGCCGCGCGACTCCCAGGTGAAGATCCCGGGCCACGGCACCAACAAGATCAACGCGGCGTTCTCGCTCGGCGGGCCGAAGCTGCTCGCGCAGACCGTCGAAGGAGCCACCGGCCTGCACATCGACCACTACGCGGAGATCGGCTTCGGCGGGTTCGCGAAGATCGTCGAAGCGATCGGCGGCGTCGAGATGTGCATCGACAAGGACATGAACGACACGGTGACCGGCATCAGCATCAAGGCCGGCTGTCCCCAGACCCTCGACGGCCGCGAGGCACTGGGCTTCGTCCGGATGCGGCACAGCGACGCGACCCCGCGCTCGGACCTCGACCGCGTCGCCAACCAGCGCAAGTTCATCGGCGCGCTGGTCAGCCAGATCGCCAGCCCGGGCACGCTGCTCAACCCGTTCGACTTCTTCCCGCTGCTGTCCGCGGCGCCGGACGCGCTGACCATGGACTCCGGCGACCACGTGCACAACCTCGCCGGCCTGGCCATCGCGATGCGCGGCATCGCCTCCGGCGGCGTGGTGACCACGACGGTCCCGGTGACGAGCGGCTCGGCGGAGAACTGGGACAAGAACAAGTCGAAGCAGCTGTTCGACGCGCTGAAGAACGACACCGAGGTACCCGACAGCGTCATCGTCAATTAA
- a CDS encoding diguanylate cyclase domain-containing protein: MARRWAATLADTKGVTLPPEELEQLLLGVATDAVDHVSSGHDGALLRFSALYAASPMGIALAGPDGGIVEANLALGQLLGCPPDRLRGRHITELGSTDHDVSRLKAGLEHVNSGLERFRERMLLDHVEDGRLWTDVTLARLPGDRPDSVYPVLMVSDANELHLLQERLVHQNIHDPLTGLPNASSFTTKLEAALGAGARDDIALIYLDVDGFKVVNDGLGAGVGDQVLRGVAGKLSAVFTGHHDGFVARLSGDGFAVLLRGKLSPAGVVQLVERALEDLNEPIYLGGHGIGVSASAGIVVRAAVEDGAAELLRAAEIALHRAKEAGKAQWMLFDPELDARDRGRYQLGAVIAGALENGEFSLVYQPTVKLAAPDRIAAVNAGLRWNHPEKGELGSEEFYPLAQTTGMTVPLGRWLLAESLAATARWRTRLGDAAPDVCVRLPTRLAIDPDLVLLVREQLDKHELPATALRLCTDRDSVLDPRGEVLDSFAVLADLGTQLVLTISGSADLELIPQHGLPVEHVILSGPVIDALDAEEPAESDIRHLTQLVTRARELRLKVGAEGVRTHDQAARLRQLGVLAARGPFANDSATGDEVDELIARHPAG; the protein is encoded by the coding sequence GTGGCCCGCAGGTGGGCGGCGACGCTCGCTGACACCAAAGGAGTAACGCTTCCCCCGGAAGAGCTCGAACAGCTCTTGCTCGGGGTCGCGACGGACGCGGTCGACCACGTCAGCTCGGGACACGACGGGGCGCTGCTGCGGTTCAGCGCGCTCTACGCCGCGTCGCCGATGGGGATCGCGCTGGCCGGTCCGGACGGCGGGATCGTCGAGGCGAACCTCGCGCTGGGACAGCTGCTCGGCTGCCCGCCGGACCGGTTGCGCGGCCGGCACATCACCGAGCTCGGCTCGACCGACCACGACGTCTCCCGGCTCAAGGCCGGGCTGGAGCACGTGAACTCGGGGCTCGAGCGCTTCCGCGAGCGGATGCTGCTCGACCACGTCGAAGACGGCCGGCTCTGGACGGACGTCACGCTCGCCCGGCTGCCCGGCGACCGGCCCGACTCGGTGTACCCGGTGCTGATGGTGTCCGACGCGAACGAGCTGCACCTGCTGCAGGAACGGCTGGTGCACCAGAACATCCACGACCCGCTGACCGGGCTGCCGAACGCGTCGTCGTTCACCACCAAGCTCGAAGCGGCGCTCGGCGCCGGCGCCCGCGACGACATCGCGCTGATCTACCTCGACGTCGACGGCTTCAAGGTCGTCAACGACGGCCTCGGCGCCGGAGTCGGCGACCAGGTGCTGCGCGGGGTGGCGGGCAAGCTGTCCGCCGTGTTCACCGGCCACCACGACGGCTTCGTCGCCCGGCTGTCCGGCGACGGCTTCGCGGTGCTGCTGCGCGGCAAGCTCTCCCCCGCCGGGGTCGTGCAGCTGGTCGAACGCGCGCTGGAGGACCTCAACGAGCCGATCTACCTCGGCGGCCACGGCATCGGCGTGAGCGCCAGCGCGGGCATCGTGGTGCGCGCGGCCGTCGAAGACGGCGCCGCGGAGCTGCTGCGGGCCGCGGAGATCGCGCTGCACCGGGCCAAGGAGGCCGGCAAGGCGCAGTGGATGCTGTTCGACCCGGAGCTGGACGCCCGCGACCGCGGCCGCTACCAGCTGGGCGCGGTGATCGCCGGGGCGCTGGAAAACGGCGAGTTCTCGCTGGTCTACCAGCCGACGGTGAAGCTCGCCGCCCCCGACCGGATCGCCGCGGTCAACGCCGGCCTGCGCTGGAACCACCCGGAGAAGGGCGAGCTCGGCTCCGAGGAGTTCTACCCGCTCGCCCAGACCACCGGGATGACGGTCCCGCTCGGCCGCTGGCTGCTCGCCGAGTCCCTGGCCGCGACGGCCCGCTGGCGGACCCGCCTCGGCGACGCCGCCCCGGACGTCTGCGTCCGGCTGCCCACGCGGCTGGCCATCGACCCGGACCTGGTGCTGCTGGTCCGCGAGCAGCTCGACAAGCACGAGCTGCCGGCGACGGCGCTGCGCCTGTGCACCGATCGCGACTCGGTCCTCGACCCGCGCGGGGAAGTGCTGGACTCGTTCGCCGTGCTGGCCGACCTGGGCACGCAGCTGGTGCTGACCATCTCGGGGTCGGCGGACCTGGAGCTGATCCCCCAGCACGGCCTGCCGGTGGAGCACGTGATCCTGTCCGGCCCGGTGATCGACGCCCTGGACGCCGAGGAGCCGGCGGAGTCCGACATCCGGCACCTGACCCAGCTGGTCACCCGCGCCCGCGAGCTGCGGTTGAAGGTGGGCGCCGAGGGCGTCCGCACGCACGACCAGGCGGCGCGGCTGCGCCAGCTCGGCGTGCTGGCGGCCCGCGGCCCGTTCGCCAACGACTCGGCCACCGGCGACGAGGTCGACGAGCTGATCGCGCGGCACCCGGCCGGCTGA
- a CDS encoding peroxiredoxin, translating to MDAGDLAPDFTLPDDQGQERTLSDFLATGPVVLFFYPAAMTGGCTAESCHFRDLAAEFTEVGAHRVGISPDGVTKQRQFSAANDFDYPLLSDVEGEVAKQFGVWRKLLPLHAKRATFVIGEDRRILEKIKSELNFTVHADQALKVLRERNKVS from the coding sequence ATGGACGCCGGAGACCTCGCCCCCGATTTCACGCTCCCCGACGACCAGGGCCAGGAGCGCACGCTCTCGGACTTCCTGGCCACCGGCCCGGTGGTCCTGTTCTTCTACCCGGCCGCGATGACCGGCGGCTGCACCGCGGAAAGCTGCCACTTCCGCGACCTCGCCGCGGAGTTCACCGAGGTCGGCGCGCACCGCGTCGGGATCAGCCCGGACGGCGTCACCAAGCAGCGCCAGTTCTCCGCGGCCAACGACTTCGACTACCCGCTGCTGTCCGATGTGGAGGGCGAGGTCGCCAAGCAGTTCGGCGTGTGGCGCAAGCTCCTGCCCCTGCACGCGAAGCGCGCGACCTTCGTGATCGGCGAGGACCGCCGGATCCTCGAGAAGATCAAGAGCGAGCTGAACTTCACCGTCCACGCCGACCAGGCGCTGAAGGTGCTGCGGGAGCGCAACAAGGTCTCCTAG
- a CDS encoding alpha/beta hydrolase, whose protein sequence is MSEAEPAVAVWPAHGRTEAVVLVLHGGAEHSTGGVPPWKLAYLRMVPIARALRRAGREHGVEVRLLRNRRYGWNAPAMDPIQDARWALDRIHADHPGLPVVLVGHSMGGRVALRVADDPAVRGVCALAPWTPRGEPVEAVAGRSVLVVHGTRDRMTSPAESHAFAERAEGVAARVARFEIANEGHAMLRRSSVWTRLASAFTMELIAGSPDDTLTGAWAAPGHRRLRIPV, encoded by the coding sequence TTGAGCGAGGCAGAACCGGCGGTGGCCGTGTGGCCGGCGCACGGGCGGACCGAAGCGGTCGTGCTCGTGCTGCACGGGGGCGCGGAGCACAGCACGGGCGGCGTCCCGCCCTGGAAGCTCGCCTACCTGCGGATGGTGCCCATCGCGCGCGCCCTGCGCCGGGCCGGCCGCGAGCACGGCGTCGAGGTGCGGCTGCTGCGCAACCGCCGCTACGGCTGGAACGCGCCCGCCATGGACCCGATCCAGGACGCCCGCTGGGCCCTCGACCGCATCCACGCCGACCACCCCGGCCTGCCGGTGGTGCTGGTCGGGCACTCGATGGGCGGCCGGGTGGCGCTGCGGGTGGCCGACGACCCGGCCGTGCGCGGGGTCTGCGCCCTGGCCCCCTGGACGCCGCGGGGTGAGCCGGTCGAGGCCGTCGCCGGGCGCTCGGTGCTCGTCGTGCACGGCACCCGCGACCGGATGACCAGCCCGGCGGAGTCGCACGCCTTCGCCGAACGCGCCGAGGGCGTCGCTGCCCGAGTTGCCCGGTTCGAGATCGCCAACGAGGGCCACGCGATGCTTCGCCGCTCTTCCGTCTGGACCCGGCTGGCCAGTGCTTTCACAATGGAATTAATCGCCGGGAGCCCCGACGACACACTCACGGGGGCGTGGGCCGCGCCGGGGCACCGACGGCTCCGAATACCCGTGTGA